In Amphiprion ocellaris isolate individual 3 ecotype Okinawa chromosome 3, ASM2253959v1, whole genome shotgun sequence, one genomic interval encodes:
- the sin3aa gene encoding SIN3 transcription regulator family member Aa isoform X2: MKRRLEDQETVFASQQRRLAGNAEAFQHRVLAPAPAPAVYEAVSDNMQPTAGVQYSVPQGYQVPTVAQNSGGHGHTPSPAVHGGSHHHSPAVQSHGPSVMSGHSHTAAPQASAQGQQQFQRLKVEDALSYLDQVKLQFGNQPQVYNDFLDIMKEFKSQSIDTPGVISRVSQLFKGHPDLIMGFNTFLPPGYKIEVQTNDLVNVTTPGQIHHITPHGISVQNIPITGAPTQHQPQLPSAATTTAPPLLTQPTPAKMSKPLQPQALTPSSQSNPSIPAYTSPRSPPMQLHPPLSGTPTGPPMQNNQPVEFNHAINYVNKIKNRFQGQPDIYKAFLEILHTYQKEQRNAKEAGGNYTPALTEQEVYAQVARLFKNQEDLLSEFGQFLPDANSSVLLSKTTAEKAESVRNDHGGTAKKLQLNNKQRPNQNGCQIRRHPTPGATPPVKKPKLLNLKDSSVAEASKHGVGTESLFFEKVRKALRSAEAYDNFLRCLVIFNQEVISRAELVQLVLPFLGKFPELFNWFKNFLGYREMSHIETYPKERATEGIAMEIDYASCKRLGSSYRALPKSYQQPKCTGRTPLCKEVLNDTWVSFPSWSEDSTFVSSKKTQYEEHIYRCEDERFELDVVLETNLATIRVLETVQRKLSRMSAEEQAKFRLDNTLGGSSEVIHRKAIQRIYGDKAPDIIDGLKKNPAVSVPIVLKRLKTKEEEWREAQRGFNKIWREQNEKYYLKSLDHQGINFKQNDTKVLRSKSLLNEIESIYDERQEQASEENATALTGPHLTLAYEDSQILEDAAALIIHHVKRQTSIQKEDKYKIKQIIYHFIPDMLFSQRGELSDVEEEEEEEEEMELEEGASKKHNGVPGSGSPSKSKLLFSNTAAQKLRGCDDAYNLFYVNNNWYIFLRLHQTLCSRLLRLYGQAERQIEEEVRERDWEREVLGLKKEKNDNPAIQLRLKEPMDIEVEDYYSAFLEMVRNLLDGNMEASQYEDSLREMFTIHAYIAFTMDKLIQSIVRQLQHIVSDEICVQVTDLYLAESTNGASGGTMSTQTSRSSAEAVYQRKAEQLMSDENCFKVMFLRNRGQVQLTVELLDTEEENSDEPMEAERWSDYVGRYLNPDSTTPELREHLAQKPVFLPRNLRRIRKYQKGREQLDKEACEGGKKSLEKEKMECMFKLNSYKMVYVFKSEDYMYRRTALLRAHQSHERVSTRLHKRFQAWVEAWVKEHVTRDMNAETNKWLMGEGRDGLLPCTTTRHPEVLHFMNINKYRVKYSTPSKAQ, from the exons ATGAAGCGCCGTCTGGAGGATCAGGAAACGGTTTTTGCGTCCCAGCAGCGGCGCCTCGCTGGCAACGCGGAGGCTTTCCAGCATCGTGTCCTGGCCCCTGCCCCAGCTCCAGCTGTGTATGAGGCCGTGTCCGACAACATGCAGCCCACAGCAGGCGTCCAGTACTCCGTCCCCCAGGGATACCAG GTTCCCACCGTGGCCCAGAACAGTGGCGGACATGGGCACACTCCGAGCCCAGCCGTCCATGGAGGGTCCCACCATCACAGCCCAGCAGTTCAGTCCCATGGGCCCTCAGTGATGTCAGGGCACAGCCATACAGCTGCTCCTCAAGCTTCTGCACAGGGCCAGCAGCAGTTCCAGAGGCTCAAG GTGGAAGATGCTTTGTCCTACTTGGATCAAGTGAAACTGCAGTTTGGCAACCAGCCTCAGGTCTACAATGACTTTTTAGATATAATGAAGGAGTTCAAGTCCCAAAG TATTGACACTCCTGGGGTCATCAGCAGAGTGTCACAGCTCTTCAAAGGCCATCCCGACCTCATCATGGGCTTCAACACTTTCCTGCCTCCTGGTTACAAGATCGAGGTCCAAACCAATGACCTAGTCAACGTGACAACGCCCGGTCAGATCCACCACATCACACCGCATGGCATTTCAGTCCAAAACATCCCCATAACTGGAGCACCTACCCAGCATCAGCCCCAGCTCCCATCTGCTGCAACCACCACTGCTCCACCTCTTCTAACGCAGCCCACCCCTGCCAAGATGAGCAAG CCTCTTCAGCCTCAGGCATTGACGCCAAGCAGCCAGAGCAATCCGTCCATCCCTGCCTACACCTCTCCCCGCTCCCCGCCCATGCAGCTGCACCCACCGCTCAGCGGGACACCCACCGGCCCACCCATGCAGAACAACCAGCCCGTGGAGTTCAACCACGCCATCAACTACGTCAACAAGATCAAGAACCGCTTCCAGGGTCAGCCCGACATCTACAAAGCCTTCCTGGAGATTCTCCACACATACCAG AAGGAGCAACGTAATGCTAAGGAGGCTGGAGGGAACTACACACCTGCTCTGACAGAACAGGAGGTGTATGCTCAGGTGGCCCGGCTCTTCAAGAACCAAGAGGACCTGCTGTCAGAGTTTGGGCAGTTTCTCCCTGATGCCAACAGTTCAGTG CTGTTAAGTAAGACCACAGCCGAGAAGGCAGAGTCTGTACGGAATGACCACGGTGGAACCGCCAAAAAGCTGCAGCTCAACAACAAACAGAGGCCCAATCAGAACGGCTGCCAGATCCGTCGCCATCCCACTCCAGGGGCCACACCTCCTGTCAAG AAGCCGAAGTTACTGAATTTAAAAGATTCCTCAGTGGCAGAAGCTAGCAAGCATGGAGTCGGCACAGAATCTCTGTTCTTTGAGAAG GTGCGCAAAGCCTTGCGGAGTGCAGAGGCCTACGACAACTTCTTGCGGTGTCTGGTCATCTTTAATCAGGAGGTGATCTCCAGGGCTGAACTGGTGCAGCTGGTGCTTCCCTTTTTAGG AAAATTCCCTGAGCTGTTCAACTGGTTCAAAAACTTTCTGGGATATCGTGAGATGTCCCACATCGAAACATACCCGAAGGAGCGGGCCACGGAGGGCATCGCCATGGAGATTGACTATGCTTCCTGTAAGAGACTAGGTTCCAGTTACAGAGCCCTGCCCAAAAGTTACCAGCAGCCCAAGTGTACAGGCAGAACTCCGCTTTGTAAAGAG GTCTTAAATGACACCTGGGTCTCGTTCCCCTCGTGGTCTGAAGACTCCACGTTTGTCAGCTCCAAGAAGACTCAGTATGAGGAGCATATCTACAGGTGTGAGGACGAACGCTTTGAG TTGGATGTTGTGCTGGAGACCAACCTGGCTACCATCAGAGTCCTGGAGACAGTGCAGCGGAAGTTGTCCCGCATGTCTGCAGAGGAGCAGGCCAAGTTCCGCTTAGACAACACACTGGGCGGATCCTCGGAGGTGATACACCGCAAAGCCATTCAGAGGATATACGGAGACAAAGCACCTGACATCATTGATGGCCTGAAGAAAAACCCTGCTGTTTCTGTCCCCATCGTGTTGAAAAG GTTAAAGACAAAGGAGGAAGAGTGGCGGGAAGCCCAAAGAGGTTTCAACAAGATCTGGAGGGAGCAGAACGAGAAGTATTACCTCAAGTCTCTCGACCATCAAGGCATCAACTTTAAGCAGAATGACACCAAAGTTCTTCGATCCAAGTCCttgctaaatgaaattgaaagCATCTATGAtgag cGCCAGGAGCAGGCGTCTGAGGAGAATGCCACCGCACTCACAGGCCCCCACCTCACTCTGGCCTACGAGGACAGCCAGATCCTGGAGGATGCAGCGGCACTCATCATCCACCACGTCAAGCGGCAGACCAGCATCCAGAAGGAAGACAAATACAAGATCAAACAGATCATCTACCACTTCATCCCCGACATGCTGTTCTCTCAGCGGGGCGAGCTCTCAgatgtagaggaggaggaggaggaggaggaagagatggaacTGGAGGAAGGAGCTTCCAAAAAGCACAACGGCGTCCCCGGCAGCGGGAGCCCCTCCAAGTCCAAGCTGCTGTTCAGCAACACAGCAGCGCAGAAGCTGCGCGGCTGTGATGATGCTTATAACCTTTTCTACGTCAACAACAACTGGTACATCTTCCTGCGACTGCACCAGACGTTGTGTTCGCGTCTGCTGCGGCTGTACGGGCAGGCGGAGCGACAGATCGAAGAGGAGGTCAGAGAACGAGACTGGGAGAGGGAAGTTCTGGGCCTCAAGAAGGAGAAGAACGACAATCCTGCTATCCAGTTAAGACTGAAGGAGCCCA TGGACATTGAGGTGGAAGATTATTACTCAGCCTTCTTGGAAATGGTTAGAAATTTGCTGGATGGAAACATGGAAGCTTCTCAATATGAGGACTCACTGAGGGAAATGTTCACCATTCACGCTTATATCGCCTTCACAATGGATAAGCTTATCCAAAGCATCGTCCGGCAG CTTCAGCACATCGTGAGTGACGAGATCTGCGTCCAAGTAACAGACCTCTACCTGGCAGAGAGCACTAACGGGGCAAGCGGAGGAACCATGTCCACACAGACTTCAAGGAGCTCTGCAGAGGCGGTGTATCAGCGGAAAGCCGAGCAGCTCATGTCCGACGAGAACTGCTTCAAG GTGATGTTTTTGAGAAACAGAGGGCAGGTGCAGCTCACAGTGGAGCTGCTCGATACAGAGGAAGAGAACTCAGACGAGCCCATGGAGGCTGAG CGTTGGTCGGATTATGTCGGACGCTACTTGAACCCAGATTCCACCACTCCAGAGTTGAGGGAGCACCTCGCTCAGAAGCCTGTTTTTCTTCCCAG GAATCTGAGACGGATAAGGAAGTACCAGAAGGGACGAGAGCAGCTGGACAAGGAGGCCTGCGAGGGGGGCAAGAAGTCTTTGGAAAAGGAGAAGATGGAGTGCATGTTCAAACTCAACTCTTACAAGATGGTGTACGTCTTTAAGTCTGAGGATTACATGTACCGACGCACTGCCCTGCTGCGAGCTCACCAG TCACATGAGAGGGTGAGCACGCGACTGCACAAACGCTTCCAGGCCTGGGTGGAGGCATGGGTCAAAGAACACGTCACCCGCGACATGAACGCCGAGACCAACAAGTGGCTGATGGGCGAAGGACGCGACGGCCTGTTGCCCTGCACCACCACCCGCCACCCAGAGGTCCTTCACTTCATGAACATCAACAAGTACCGCGTCAAATACAGCACACCCAGCAAGGCGCAGTAG
- the sin3aa gene encoding SIN3 transcription regulator family member Aa isoform X1 gives MKRRLEDQETVFASQQRRLAGNAEAFQHRVLAPAPAPAVYEAVSDNMQPTAGVQYSVPQGYQVPTVAQNSGGHGHTPSPAVHGGSHHHSPAVQSHGPSVMSGHSHTAAPQASAQGQQQFQRLKVEDALSYLDQVKLQFGNQPQVYNDFLDIMKEFKSQSIDTPGVISRVSQLFKGHPDLIMGFNTFLPPGYKIEVQTNDLVNVTTPGQIHHITPHGISVQNIPITGAPTQHQPQLPSAATTTAPPLLTQPTPAKMSKPLQPQALTPSSQSNPSIPAYTSPRSPPMQLHPPLSGTPTGPPMQNNQPVEFNHAINYVNKIKNRFQGQPDIYKAFLEILHTYQKEQRNAKEAGGNYTPALTEQEVYAQVARLFKNQEDLLSEFGQFLPDANSSVLLSKTTAEKAESVRNDHGGTAKKLQLNNKQRPNQNGCQIRRHPTPGATPPVKKKPKLLNLKDSSVAEASKHGVGTESLFFEKVRKALRSAEAYDNFLRCLVIFNQEVISRAELVQLVLPFLGKFPELFNWFKNFLGYREMSHIETYPKERATEGIAMEIDYASCKRLGSSYRALPKSYQQPKCTGRTPLCKEVLNDTWVSFPSWSEDSTFVSSKKTQYEEHIYRCEDERFELDVVLETNLATIRVLETVQRKLSRMSAEEQAKFRLDNTLGGSSEVIHRKAIQRIYGDKAPDIIDGLKKNPAVSVPIVLKRLKTKEEEWREAQRGFNKIWREQNEKYYLKSLDHQGINFKQNDTKVLRSKSLLNEIESIYDERQEQASEENATALTGPHLTLAYEDSQILEDAAALIIHHVKRQTSIQKEDKYKIKQIIYHFIPDMLFSQRGELSDVEEEEEEEEEMELEEGASKKHNGVPGSGSPSKSKLLFSNTAAQKLRGCDDAYNLFYVNNNWYIFLRLHQTLCSRLLRLYGQAERQIEEEVRERDWEREVLGLKKEKNDNPAIQLRLKEPMDIEVEDYYSAFLEMVRNLLDGNMEASQYEDSLREMFTIHAYIAFTMDKLIQSIVRQLQHIVSDEICVQVTDLYLAESTNGASGGTMSTQTSRSSAEAVYQRKAEQLMSDENCFKVMFLRNRGQVQLTVELLDTEEENSDEPMEAERWSDYVGRYLNPDSTTPELREHLAQKPVFLPRNLRRIRKYQKGREQLDKEACEGGKKSLEKEKMECMFKLNSYKMVYVFKSEDYMYRRTALLRAHQSHERVSTRLHKRFQAWVEAWVKEHVTRDMNAETNKWLMGEGRDGLLPCTTTRHPEVLHFMNINKYRVKYSTPSKAQ, from the exons ATGAAGCGCCGTCTGGAGGATCAGGAAACGGTTTTTGCGTCCCAGCAGCGGCGCCTCGCTGGCAACGCGGAGGCTTTCCAGCATCGTGTCCTGGCCCCTGCCCCAGCTCCAGCTGTGTATGAGGCCGTGTCCGACAACATGCAGCCCACAGCAGGCGTCCAGTACTCCGTCCCCCAGGGATACCAG GTTCCCACCGTGGCCCAGAACAGTGGCGGACATGGGCACACTCCGAGCCCAGCCGTCCATGGAGGGTCCCACCATCACAGCCCAGCAGTTCAGTCCCATGGGCCCTCAGTGATGTCAGGGCACAGCCATACAGCTGCTCCTCAAGCTTCTGCACAGGGCCAGCAGCAGTTCCAGAGGCTCAAG GTGGAAGATGCTTTGTCCTACTTGGATCAAGTGAAACTGCAGTTTGGCAACCAGCCTCAGGTCTACAATGACTTTTTAGATATAATGAAGGAGTTCAAGTCCCAAAG TATTGACACTCCTGGGGTCATCAGCAGAGTGTCACAGCTCTTCAAAGGCCATCCCGACCTCATCATGGGCTTCAACACTTTCCTGCCTCCTGGTTACAAGATCGAGGTCCAAACCAATGACCTAGTCAACGTGACAACGCCCGGTCAGATCCACCACATCACACCGCATGGCATTTCAGTCCAAAACATCCCCATAACTGGAGCACCTACCCAGCATCAGCCCCAGCTCCCATCTGCTGCAACCACCACTGCTCCACCTCTTCTAACGCAGCCCACCCCTGCCAAGATGAGCAAG CCTCTTCAGCCTCAGGCATTGACGCCAAGCAGCCAGAGCAATCCGTCCATCCCTGCCTACACCTCTCCCCGCTCCCCGCCCATGCAGCTGCACCCACCGCTCAGCGGGACACCCACCGGCCCACCCATGCAGAACAACCAGCCCGTGGAGTTCAACCACGCCATCAACTACGTCAACAAGATCAAGAACCGCTTCCAGGGTCAGCCCGACATCTACAAAGCCTTCCTGGAGATTCTCCACACATACCAG AAGGAGCAACGTAATGCTAAGGAGGCTGGAGGGAACTACACACCTGCTCTGACAGAACAGGAGGTGTATGCTCAGGTGGCCCGGCTCTTCAAGAACCAAGAGGACCTGCTGTCAGAGTTTGGGCAGTTTCTCCCTGATGCCAACAGTTCAGTG CTGTTAAGTAAGACCACAGCCGAGAAGGCAGAGTCTGTACGGAATGACCACGGTGGAACCGCCAAAAAGCTGCAGCTCAACAACAAACAGAGGCCCAATCAGAACGGCTGCCAGATCCGTCGCCATCCCACTCCAGGGGCCACACCTCCTGTCAAG AAGAAGCCGAAGTTACTGAATTTAAAAGATTCCTCAGTGGCAGAAGCTAGCAAGCATGGAGTCGGCACAGAATCTCTGTTCTTTGAGAAG GTGCGCAAAGCCTTGCGGAGTGCAGAGGCCTACGACAACTTCTTGCGGTGTCTGGTCATCTTTAATCAGGAGGTGATCTCCAGGGCTGAACTGGTGCAGCTGGTGCTTCCCTTTTTAGG AAAATTCCCTGAGCTGTTCAACTGGTTCAAAAACTTTCTGGGATATCGTGAGATGTCCCACATCGAAACATACCCGAAGGAGCGGGCCACGGAGGGCATCGCCATGGAGATTGACTATGCTTCCTGTAAGAGACTAGGTTCCAGTTACAGAGCCCTGCCCAAAAGTTACCAGCAGCCCAAGTGTACAGGCAGAACTCCGCTTTGTAAAGAG GTCTTAAATGACACCTGGGTCTCGTTCCCCTCGTGGTCTGAAGACTCCACGTTTGTCAGCTCCAAGAAGACTCAGTATGAGGAGCATATCTACAGGTGTGAGGACGAACGCTTTGAG TTGGATGTTGTGCTGGAGACCAACCTGGCTACCATCAGAGTCCTGGAGACAGTGCAGCGGAAGTTGTCCCGCATGTCTGCAGAGGAGCAGGCCAAGTTCCGCTTAGACAACACACTGGGCGGATCCTCGGAGGTGATACACCGCAAAGCCATTCAGAGGATATACGGAGACAAAGCACCTGACATCATTGATGGCCTGAAGAAAAACCCTGCTGTTTCTGTCCCCATCGTGTTGAAAAG GTTAAAGACAAAGGAGGAAGAGTGGCGGGAAGCCCAAAGAGGTTTCAACAAGATCTGGAGGGAGCAGAACGAGAAGTATTACCTCAAGTCTCTCGACCATCAAGGCATCAACTTTAAGCAGAATGACACCAAAGTTCTTCGATCCAAGTCCttgctaaatgaaattgaaagCATCTATGAtgag cGCCAGGAGCAGGCGTCTGAGGAGAATGCCACCGCACTCACAGGCCCCCACCTCACTCTGGCCTACGAGGACAGCCAGATCCTGGAGGATGCAGCGGCACTCATCATCCACCACGTCAAGCGGCAGACCAGCATCCAGAAGGAAGACAAATACAAGATCAAACAGATCATCTACCACTTCATCCCCGACATGCTGTTCTCTCAGCGGGGCGAGCTCTCAgatgtagaggaggaggaggaggaggaggaagagatggaacTGGAGGAAGGAGCTTCCAAAAAGCACAACGGCGTCCCCGGCAGCGGGAGCCCCTCCAAGTCCAAGCTGCTGTTCAGCAACACAGCAGCGCAGAAGCTGCGCGGCTGTGATGATGCTTATAACCTTTTCTACGTCAACAACAACTGGTACATCTTCCTGCGACTGCACCAGACGTTGTGTTCGCGTCTGCTGCGGCTGTACGGGCAGGCGGAGCGACAGATCGAAGAGGAGGTCAGAGAACGAGACTGGGAGAGGGAAGTTCTGGGCCTCAAGAAGGAGAAGAACGACAATCCTGCTATCCAGTTAAGACTGAAGGAGCCCA TGGACATTGAGGTGGAAGATTATTACTCAGCCTTCTTGGAAATGGTTAGAAATTTGCTGGATGGAAACATGGAAGCTTCTCAATATGAGGACTCACTGAGGGAAATGTTCACCATTCACGCTTATATCGCCTTCACAATGGATAAGCTTATCCAAAGCATCGTCCGGCAG CTTCAGCACATCGTGAGTGACGAGATCTGCGTCCAAGTAACAGACCTCTACCTGGCAGAGAGCACTAACGGGGCAAGCGGAGGAACCATGTCCACACAGACTTCAAGGAGCTCTGCAGAGGCGGTGTATCAGCGGAAAGCCGAGCAGCTCATGTCCGACGAGAACTGCTTCAAG GTGATGTTTTTGAGAAACAGAGGGCAGGTGCAGCTCACAGTGGAGCTGCTCGATACAGAGGAAGAGAACTCAGACGAGCCCATGGAGGCTGAG CGTTGGTCGGATTATGTCGGACGCTACTTGAACCCAGATTCCACCACTCCAGAGTTGAGGGAGCACCTCGCTCAGAAGCCTGTTTTTCTTCCCAG GAATCTGAGACGGATAAGGAAGTACCAGAAGGGACGAGAGCAGCTGGACAAGGAGGCCTGCGAGGGGGGCAAGAAGTCTTTGGAAAAGGAGAAGATGGAGTGCATGTTCAAACTCAACTCTTACAAGATGGTGTACGTCTTTAAGTCTGAGGATTACATGTACCGACGCACTGCCCTGCTGCGAGCTCACCAG TCACATGAGAGGGTGAGCACGCGACTGCACAAACGCTTCCAGGCCTGGGTGGAGGCATGGGTCAAAGAACACGTCACCCGCGACATGAACGCCGAGACCAACAAGTGGCTGATGGGCGAAGGACGCGACGGCCTGTTGCCCTGCACCACCACCCGCCACCCAGAGGTCCTTCACTTCATGAACATCAACAAGTACCGCGTCAAATACAGCACACCCAGCAAGGCGCAGTAG